One window from the genome of Cyprinus carpio isolate SPL01 chromosome B1, ASM1834038v1, whole genome shotgun sequence encodes:
- the LOC109075666 gene encoding transmembrane protease serine 3: MASSQTAGETERPVSQGGSRQERDALEEGTESGALELVSVTEEDLPVVETPTTFNVSSFSSQNSHSSRFYDPDTQDPHVPVELPAVASAPLPVYKAHNIQIPPSPGVPVIKVQPFLDGERLSDLKSLCWPYVSRRLLALLIILGLLIVLVLVLGIGLGVGLKSCSGKFRCLSSVQCISRNAVCDGVEDCGDGEDELSCVRVSGRSSVLQVFSRGSWRTVCSEGWDSHLGSVACRQLGYNSYVSSTDVPISSIEGVFQNNLVALNINQTGLQDNVKIQNSSHLRKTQCTSGVVTAVKCIECGSRPAVHSRIVGGNLSRSGLVPWQVSLHYQNQHLCGGSVISERWILTAAHCVYGFAQPVLWAVYAGIINQPLGVTEALSVEKIIYHANYRPGGLSYNIALIKLKLPLSFNDQVVPICLPSYGESFEDGQMCLISGWGATEDGGEASLSLHTAQVPLLPSRDCRRLGLTSWNICAGFSEGGAGTCQGDSGGPLACQGSGWTLVVVGSWAESCGQANKPGIYTSISEALTWIQQQMEKEEDQRR, from the exons ATGGCTTCTTCCCAGACAGCAGGAGAGACGGAGCGGCCCGTTTCACAGGGAGGAAGCCGACAGGAGAGG GATGCGTTAGAGGAGGGCACTGAATCTGGTGCTCTGGAGTTAGTCTCCGTCACAGAAGAGGACCTTCCTGTAGTAGAGACGCCCACCACGTTTAATGTGAGCTCCTTCAGCAGTCAAAATAGCCATTCCAGTCGCTTCTACGACCCAGACACGCAGGACCCTCACGTCCCTGTTGAGCTGCCCGCCGTGGCGTCCGCTCCACTGCCTGTGTATAAAGCCCATAACATTCAGATCCCACCCAGCCCAGGTGTGCCCGTCATCAAGGTCCAGCCCTTCTTGGACG gAGAAAGACTGTCAGACTTGAAGTCTTTGTGTTGGCCGTATGTGTCTCGCAGATTGCTGGCTCTGCTTATCATCTTGGGATTGCTTATTGTCTTGGTTCTGGTTCTAGGAATAGGTTTGGGAG TGGGTCTGAAGAGTTGCTCAGGAAAGTTCCGCTGTTTGTCGTCGGTTCAGTGTATCAGCAGAAATGCTGTGTGTGATGGAGTCGAGGACTGTGGAGATGGAGAAGATGAGCTCAGCTGTG tgCGTGTGAGTGGCAGGAGCTCTGTGCTGCAGGTGTTCAGTAGGGGCTCATGGAGGACTGTGTGCTCTGAAGGCTGGGATTCTCACCTGGGCTCTGTAGCCTGCAGACAACTGGGATACAACAG CTACGTGAGCTCTACTGACGTTCCCATCTCCTCCATTGAAGGAGTCTTTCAGAATAATCTAGTGGCTCTTAATATCAACCAAACAGGCCTTCAAGACAACGTCAAGATCCAAAACTCTTCACACCTCAG AAAAACTCAGTGCACTTCTGGTGTAGTGACTGCTGTCAAGTGTATAG AGTGTGGCTCCAGGCCAGCCGTCCACAGTCGTATTGTGGGAGGGAACCTGTCGAGGTCTGGGCTGGTCCCGTGGCAGGTCAGCCTGCATTACCAGAACCAGCATCTGTGTGGAGGATCAGTCATCAGTGAGCGCTGGATTCTCACTGCTGCGCACTGTGTGTACGG CTTTGCTCAGCCAGTGTTATGGGCCGTGTATGCTGGGATAATAAACCAGCCATTGGGTGTAACTGAAGCTCTCTCTGTGGAGAAAATCATCTACCATGCCAACTACAGGCCAGGAGGACTCAGCTACAACATAGCTCTAATAAAGCTTAAACTACCTCTGTCTTTCAATG ACCAAGTAGTACCCATCTGTTTGCCCAGTTATGGCGAGAGCTTTGAGGATGGACAGATGTGTTTGATTTCAGGCTGGGGAGCCACAGAGGATGGTG GAGAGGCCAGTTTGTCCCTACATACCGCTCAGGTCCCATTACTGCCCAGCAGAGACTGCCGCAGACTGGGTCTGACCTCCTGGAACATCTGTGCAGGATTCTCAGAGGGTGGTGCTGGAACATGTCAG GGGGACAGCGGAGGGCCGCTGGCCTGTCAGGGGTCCGGGTGGACATTGGTGGTGGTGGGGAGCTGGGCTGAGAGCTGTGGACAAGCAAACAAACCAGGAATTTACACCAGCATAAGTGAAGCTCTCACATGGATTCAGCAACAAATGGag aaaGAAGAGGATCAGCGGCGCTGA
- the pknox1.2 gene encoding homeobox protein PKNOX1 isoform X1, which produces MMTSPSVSMEDYQEAEQMQVGEQTAGQVEESLEEEESSSAPSEPQTPMEVYKTAIYRHPLFPLLALLFEKCEQSTQSSECVTSASFDVDIENFVRNQEKEGKAFFSEDPDLDNLMVKAIQVLRIHLLELEKVNDLCKDFCSRYIACLKTKMNSETLLSGEPGSPYSPTQTQVRPKTLCLIISAQELTALHMFSSQPLSSFSGAMSPQGIVVPASALQQGNVTVTAVNPTQVVTGGTVYQPVTVVTPQGQVVTQTLSPGTIRIQNSQLQLQLNQDLNFFSQEDNSSKAKRGILPKHATNVMRSWLFQHIGHPYPTEDEKKQIALQTNLTLLQVNNWFINARRRILQPMLDASSSDTPKSKKKTPQTRPLQRFWPNSLASSVSQQQVTMEDGTMVTVGVGEDGLQTLSSDGATLAMQQVMMGGHSEEDDDDDEEDEEDEDNDPSHSDMTRLGLETSDSL; this is translated from the exons ATGATGACATCCCCATCGGTGTCCATGGAGGATTACCAAGAGGCTGAGCAG ATGCAAGTGGGAGAGCAGACGGCGGGACAAGTGGAGGAGAGTTTGGAGGAAGAGGAGAGCAGCTCAGCACCGTCTGAGCCACAGACGCCTATGGAGGTCTACAAGACGGCCATTTACAG ACACCCCTTGTTCCCCCTGCTGGCGCTGCTCTTTGAGAAATGCGAGCAATCCACTCAGAGCTCGGAGTGCGTGACCTCGGCCAGCTTCGATGTGGATATCGAGAACTTCGTGCGAAACCAGGAGAAAGAAGGCAAGGCTTTCTTCAGTGAGGACCCCGATTTAGACAATCTG ATGGTGAAGGCCATCCAGGTGTTACGGATTCACCTGCTGGAGCTGGAGAAGGTGAATGACCTGTGTAAAGATTTCTGCAGCCGCTACATCGCCTGCCTCAAGACCAAGATGAACAGCGAGACGCTGCTCAGCGGAGAGCCAGGAAGCCCGTACTCCCCAACACAGACACAGGTACGCCCGAAAACACTCTGTCTCATTATCTCCGCTCAGGAATTAACCGCTCTGCACATGTTCTCCTCACAGCCGCTGAGCTCGTTCTCTGGAGCCATGAGTCCCCAAGGTATTGTAGTGCCAGCGTCGGCTTTACAGCAAGGCAACGTTACTGTCACAGCCGTAAACCCCACACAGGTGGTAACAG GTGGTACAGTGTATCAGCCTGTTACAGTTGTTACTCCACAGGGGCAGGTGGTCACACAGACGCTGTCACCTGGAACAATACGCATCCAGAACTCACAG CTTCAGCTGCAGTTGAACCAGGATCTAAACTTTTTCAGTCAGGAGGACAATTCGTCTAAGGCCAAGAGAGGCATCCTTCCCAAACACGCCACCAATGTCATGCGTTCTTGGCTCTTCCAGCACATCGGT CACCCTTACCCTACAGAAGATGAGAAGAAACAGATCGCCCTGCAGACCAACCTCACCCTGCTGCAGGTTAACAACTG GTTTATTAACGCACGCCGACGGATCCTTCAGCCCATGCTGGACGCCAGCTCCTCAGACACACCCAAGAGCAAAAAGAAGACGCCCCAAACGCGCCCCCTACAACGCTTCTGGCCCAACTCCCTCGCCTCCTCTGTTTCCCAGCAACAGGTCACCATGGAAGACG GTACTATGGTAACAGTCGGTGTGGGTGAGGACGGCCTCCAGACGCTCTCATCAGATGGAGCTACGCTGGCCATGCAGCAGGTCATGATGGGAGGTCACAgcgaggaggatgatgatgacgacgaagAGGATGAAGAGGACGAGGACAATGATCCTTCCCACTCCGACATGACCAGGCTGGGCTTGGAGACCAGCGACTCGCTGTAG
- the pknox1.2 gene encoding homeobox protein PKNOX1 isoform X2, with the protein MMTSPSVSMEDYQEAEQMQVGEQTAGQVEESLEEEESSSAPSEPQTPMEVYKTAIYRHPLFPLLALLFEKCEQSTQSSECVTSASFDVDIENFVRNQEKEGKAFFSEDPDLDNLMVKAIQVLRIHLLELEKVNDLCKDFCSRYIACLKTKMNSETLLSGEPGSPYSPTQTQPLSSFSGAMSPQGIVVPASALQQGNVTVTAVNPTQVVTGGTVYQPVTVVTPQGQVVTQTLSPGTIRIQNSQLQLQLNQDLNFFSQEDNSSKAKRGILPKHATNVMRSWLFQHIGHPYPTEDEKKQIALQTNLTLLQVNNWFINARRRILQPMLDASSSDTPKSKKKTPQTRPLQRFWPNSLASSVSQQQVTMEDGTMVTVGVGEDGLQTLSSDGATLAMQQVMMGGHSEEDDDDDEEDEEDEDNDPSHSDMTRLGLETSDSL; encoded by the exons ATGATGACATCCCCATCGGTGTCCATGGAGGATTACCAAGAGGCTGAGCAG ATGCAAGTGGGAGAGCAGACGGCGGGACAAGTGGAGGAGAGTTTGGAGGAAGAGGAGAGCAGCTCAGCACCGTCTGAGCCACAGACGCCTATGGAGGTCTACAAGACGGCCATTTACAG ACACCCCTTGTTCCCCCTGCTGGCGCTGCTCTTTGAGAAATGCGAGCAATCCACTCAGAGCTCGGAGTGCGTGACCTCGGCCAGCTTCGATGTGGATATCGAGAACTTCGTGCGAAACCAGGAGAAAGAAGGCAAGGCTTTCTTCAGTGAGGACCCCGATTTAGACAATCTG ATGGTGAAGGCCATCCAGGTGTTACGGATTCACCTGCTGGAGCTGGAGAAGGTGAATGACCTGTGTAAAGATTTCTGCAGCCGCTACATCGCCTGCCTCAAGACCAAGATGAACAGCGAGACGCTGCTCAGCGGAGAGCCAGGAAGCCCGTACTCCCCAACACAGACACAG CCGCTGAGCTCGTTCTCTGGAGCCATGAGTCCCCAAGGTATTGTAGTGCCAGCGTCGGCTTTACAGCAAGGCAACGTTACTGTCACAGCCGTAAACCCCACACAGGTGGTAACAG GTGGTACAGTGTATCAGCCTGTTACAGTTGTTACTCCACAGGGGCAGGTGGTCACACAGACGCTGTCACCTGGAACAATACGCATCCAGAACTCACAG CTTCAGCTGCAGTTGAACCAGGATCTAAACTTTTTCAGTCAGGAGGACAATTCGTCTAAGGCCAAGAGAGGCATCCTTCCCAAACACGCCACCAATGTCATGCGTTCTTGGCTCTTCCAGCACATCGGT CACCCTTACCCTACAGAAGATGAGAAGAAACAGATCGCCCTGCAGACCAACCTCACCCTGCTGCAGGTTAACAACTG GTTTATTAACGCACGCCGACGGATCCTTCAGCCCATGCTGGACGCCAGCTCCTCAGACACACCCAAGAGCAAAAAGAAGACGCCCCAAACGCGCCCCCTACAACGCTTCTGGCCCAACTCCCTCGCCTCCTCTGTTTCCCAGCAACAGGTCACCATGGAAGACG GTACTATGGTAACAGTCGGTGTGGGTGAGGACGGCCTCCAGACGCTCTCATCAGATGGAGCTACGCTGGCCATGCAGCAGGTCATGATGGGAGGTCACAgcgaggaggatgatgatgacgacgaagAGGATGAAGAGGACGAGGACAATGATCCTTCCCACTCCGACATGACCAGGCTGGGCTTGGAGACCAGCGACTCGCTGTAG
- the LOC109108244 gene encoding uncharacterized protein LOC109108244 yields MFAIMSFQRIRRLRVLKFLWLDSWIQKNIPPLTPLCTKAHHVNKPIRYTSIKKAKPKTIIDIAKLLQQKAKETKEKKQLVFTASALKAAASPTKPTATAHKLMDQSDAKESMISNAKVQTSTSTHLTKDAVDSYTASLHNKAYTEMLNTKYAVESSTINAPQEASAQGEMNINISQVSELSSTNPSEVIPSSASEEHAGETDGTVYMPDVMVTSKGIASPEASSAHENGHLQEFSDVSEVVAVTDASPLVNSSQPQSTQFQDFLAATWSSRVKADKPSSGQEIITQALVSFPDGTANSILDISSAEAVAVASGEVPTLGEVCHEEAIQVSSPQSTEHLSVVETTSASLSKAVDAMSEMSGDAQRSIHLTDPILVQTEVLEEEATEELTEAQLDPVQKLFLEKIREYSTKSQAYGGPVDAGPEYETAFSEELNKLQRLYGSGDLTEFPEFKFSEPELDESSSK; encoded by the exons ATGTTTGCGATAATGTCCTTCCAGAGGATCCGGCGATTGAGGGTTTTGAAG TTCCTTTGGTTGGATAGTTGGATTCAAAAGAACATTCCTCCATTGACACCACTCTGCACCAAAGCCCATCATGTAAACAAGCCTATCAGATACACAAGTATAA AGAAAGCGAAACCAAAAACTATAATCGATATTGCCAAATTACTACAGCAAAAGGCCAAGGAGACCAAAGAGAAGAAACAATTAGTGTTCACTGCTTCTGCACTGAAAGCTGCTGCTAGTCCAACCAAACCCACTGCTACAGCACATAAACTGATGGACCAGAGTGATGCCAAAGAAAGTATGATTTCAAATGCAAAAGTTCAAACTTCTACCAGCACCCATCTTACAAAAGATGCTGTGGATAGTTATACAGCAAGTCTGCATAATAAGGCATACACTGAAATGTTGAATACAAAATATGCTGTTGAATCATCCACGATTAATGCTCCACAAGAGGCTTCAGCTCAAGGAGAGatgaatataaatatcagtcaaGTTTCTGAACTATCTTCAACAAACCCCTCAGAAGTCATTCCATCTTCTGCCTCTGAAGAACATGCAGGAGAAACTGATGGGACAGTTTACATGCCTGATGTTATGGTGACTTCCAAAGGGATAGCATCTCCCGAAGCTTCATCTGCACATGAGAACGGTCATCTGCAGGAGTTTTCTGATGTTTCAGAAGTGGTTGCAGTAACCGATGCATCACCTTTGGTAAACTCCTCACAGCCTCAATCCACTCAATTTCAAGACTTTCTAGCTGCCACTTGGTCTTCACGTGTCAAAGCAGACAAACCATCTTCTGGCCAAGAGATCATCACTCAGGCACTTGTGTCTTTTCCAGATGGCACAGCTAACTCCATACTAGATATTTCCAGTGCTGAAGCTGTGGCTGTCGCCTCCGGTGAAGTTCCAACCCTTGGAGAAGTTTGTCATGAAGAAGCCATTCAAGTCTCTTCACCTCAATCAACTGAGCATCTCTCTGTTGTTGAGACCACATCTGCTTCTCTAAGTAAAGCTGTAGATGCTATGTCAGAGATGTCTGGCGATGCTCAAAGATCTATCCATCTAACGGACCCGATTCTAGTGCAGACTGAGGTTTTAGAGGAAGAGGCAACTGAAGAGTTAACTGAGG CACAGCTGGATCCAGTACAGAAACTCTTTCTCGAGAAGATAAGGGAATACTCCACAAAGAGCCA AGCCTATGGTGGCCCTGTAGATGCTGGACCAGAATATGAGACAGCTTTTAGTGAAGAACTTAACAAACTCCAGAGACTGTATGGGAGTGGAGACTTAACCGAGTTCCCAGAATTTAAGTTCTCTG aGCCTGAACTGGATGAAAGCAGCTCAAAATGA